The Sphingosinicella humi genome has a window encoding:
- the pspB gene encoding envelope stress response membrane protein PspB, translating into MEEVLVPIAVVGMLFIGLPWLIFHYVVRLKSAASLTAEDERLLDDMHEMARRLDDRLQTIERIMTAENPNWRQLAADPASIGIEDRHTVRRLNP; encoded by the coding sequence ATGGAAGAAGTTCTCGTCCCGATCGCCGTCGTCGGCATGCTGTTCATCGGCCTGCCGTGGCTGATCTTCCATTATGTCGTGCGCCTCAAGAGCGCGGCCTCGCTCACCGCCGAGGACGAGCGGCTGCTCGACGACATGCATGAAATGGCTCGCCGTCTCGACGATCGCCTGCAGACAATCGAGCGGATCATGACTGCCGAGAATCCCAACTGGCGCCAACTCGCCGCCGATCCGGCCAGCATCGGCATCGAGGATCGGCACACCGTCCGGAGGCTCAACCCGTGA
- the pspF gene encoding phage shock protein operon transcriptional activator yields MERNTQLVGQSSSFLDAIERASRAAPLDRPVLVIGERGTGKELVAERLHRLSSRWDGPLVIMNCAALPETLIEAELFGHEAGAFTGATKARPGRFEEADSGTLFLDELGTLSKPAQDRLLRAIEYGEVTRIGSNRPLEVDVRIVAATNENLPRAVEEGRFRADLLDRLSFEVVTLPPLRRRTSDIPVLADHFARRMALELEWNQWPGFSAAAAARLLSYDWPGNVRELRNVVERAVYRWEDSERPVDAVQFDPFESPWRPIGEVTAASAASEQQSAMATATAPASASPAHDPLSCADFRLAVAEYEKAILKSALERCRWNQRAAAAALQLSYDQLRHAMKRHGVIGGERQSA; encoded by the coding sequence ATGGAGCGCAACACCCAACTGGTCGGCCAGTCCTCGTCCTTTCTCGACGCGATCGAGCGCGCGAGCCGGGCCGCGCCGCTGGACCGGCCCGTGCTCGTCATTGGCGAACGGGGCACCGGCAAGGAGTTGGTCGCCGAGCGGCTTCATCGTCTGTCGTCGCGGTGGGACGGGCCGCTCGTCATCATGAACTGCGCGGCTCTTCCGGAAACGCTGATCGAGGCCGAACTGTTCGGTCATGAGGCCGGCGCCTTCACCGGGGCCACCAAGGCGCGGCCGGGCCGGTTCGAAGAGGCTGATAGCGGAACCCTGTTCCTCGACGAGCTCGGAACGCTGTCGAAGCCGGCGCAGGACCGGCTGCTCCGCGCCATCGAATATGGCGAAGTGACGCGGATCGGCTCCAACAGGCCGCTCGAGGTCGACGTCCGCATCGTCGCCGCCACCAACGAGAATCTGCCGAGGGCGGTGGAAGAAGGACGGTTCCGCGCCGACCTGCTCGACCGGCTGTCCTTCGAAGTCGTGACCTTGCCGCCGCTCCGCCGCCGCACCAGCGACATACCCGTGCTCGCCGATCATTTCGCCAGGCGGATGGCGTTGGAACTGGAGTGGAACCAGTGGCCCGGCTTCAGCGCCGCCGCCGCTGCTCGGCTGCTTTCCTATGATTGGCCCGGCAATGTCCGCGAGTTGCGGAACGTCGTGGAGCGGGCCGTGTACCGATGGGAGGATTCGGAACGCCCCGTCGATGCGGTTCAGTTCGATCCGTTCGAGTCACCGTGGCGCCCGATTGGCGAAGTCACGGCCGCCTCAGCCGCGAGTGAGCAGCAAAGCGCGATGGCCACGGCAACCGCCCCGGCGTCCGCTTCACCGGCTCACGATCCCCTGAGCTGTGCCGACTTCCGCCTGGCCGTGGCGGAATATGAAAAGGCCATTTTGAAGTCCGCGCTGGAAAGATGCCGCTGGAACCAGCGCGCGGCGGCGGCGGCGCTTCAGCTCAGCTACGATCAGCTTCGTCATGCCATGAAGAGACATGGCGTCATCGGCGGTGAGCGACAGTCGGCCTGA
- the ftsY gene encoding signal recognition particle-docking protein FtsY has product MSETPWLERLRGGFKKTSDRLGDNLTGLFTKAVLDEATLDEIEEALIASDLGPATAAKVRDRLASERYERGLTEAGVREVVAEELAKILAPVATPLEIDAFPRPQVILVVGVNGSGKTTTIAKLAHLFLEQDYGVLLAAGDTFRAAAIGQLKVWAERIGVPIITGPEGGDPSAIVFDGVKKATAEGIDVLIVDTAGRLQNKKGLMDELAKIRRVLGRLNPAAPHNVVLVLDATTGQNALSQIEVFKEVAGVTGLVMTKLDGTARGGVLVAAAEQYGLPIHAIGVGEGIDDLRPFDPEEAARAIAGAPQKSEA; this is encoded by the coding sequence TTGAGCGAGACTCCCTGGCTCGAGCGGCTGCGCGGCGGGTTCAAGAAGACTTCGGACAGGCTGGGGGACAATCTCACCGGCCTGTTCACCAAGGCCGTGCTCGACGAGGCGACTCTCGACGAGATCGAGGAAGCGCTGATCGCCTCGGACCTCGGGCCGGCAACGGCGGCCAAGGTTCGCGACCGCCTGGCGAGCGAGCGGTACGAGCGCGGCCTGACCGAGGCCGGCGTGCGCGAGGTCGTCGCCGAGGAACTTGCCAAGATATTGGCGCCGGTGGCGACGCCGCTGGAGATCGACGCCTTTCCGCGGCCGCAGGTGATCCTGGTCGTCGGCGTCAACGGATCGGGCAAGACCACCACCATCGCCAAGCTCGCCCACCTGTTCCTGGAGCAGGATTACGGCGTCCTGCTCGCCGCCGGCGACACCTTTCGCGCCGCGGCCATCGGCCAGCTCAAGGTCTGGGCCGAGCGGATCGGCGTGCCGATCATCACCGGGCCCGAAGGCGGCGATCCTTCCGCCATCGTCTTCGATGGGGTCAAGAAGGCGACCGCCGAGGGCATCGACGTCCTCATCGTCGACACCGCCGGGCGTCTTCAGAACAAGAAGGGCCTGATGGACGAGCTCGCCAAGATCCGGCGCGTCCTTGGCCGCCTCAATCCGGCGGCGCCGCACAACGTCGTGCTGGTCCTCGATGCGACGACCGGGCAGAATGCGCTCAGCCAGATTGAGGTTTTCAAGGAGGTGGCGGGTGTCACCGGCCTCGTCATGACCAAGCTCGACGGCACCGCGCGGGGCGGCGTCCTGGTCGCGGCGGCCGAGCAATATGGCCTGCCGATCCACGCCATCGGTGTCGGCGAAGGCATTGACGACCTGCGCCCGTTCGACCCAGAGGAGGCCGCCCGCGCCATCGCCGGCGCTCCGCAAAAGAGTGAAGCGTGA
- a CDS encoding superoxide dismutase: MAFTLPPLSYAFDALEPTIDAQTMQLHHDKHHQAYVDKLNEGVSEDSSLQGKSLEDILSNISSASKKVRNNGGGHWNHSFFWEIMGPNGGRPSGRLAETIDQTFGSFDDLKTKFNEAGVGQFGSGWVWLIVNQSGKLEVTATPNQDNPLMDDAPVKGTPILGNDVWEHAYYLKYNNRRPDYLKAWWDVVNWAKVDEHFAKAVG; the protein is encoded by the coding sequence ATGGCTTTCACGCTTCCACCGTTGTCGTACGCCTTTGATGCGCTCGAGCCGACGATCGACGCGCAGACGATGCAGCTGCACCACGACAAGCATCATCAAGCCTATGTCGACAAGCTGAACGAAGGCGTGTCTGAGGATTCGAGCCTGCAGGGCAAGAGCCTGGAGGATATCCTTTCCAACATCTCGTCCGCGTCGAAGAAGGTGCGCAACAATGGCGGCGGTCATTGGAACCACAGCTTTTTCTGGGAGATCATGGGTCCGAACGGCGGTCGCCCGTCAGGCCGGCTGGCCGAGACGATCGACCAGACCTTCGGTTCGTTCGACGACCTCAAGACCAAGTTCAACGAGGCCGGCGTCGGCCAGTTCGGCTCCGGCTGGGTATGGCTGATCGTCAACCAGAGCGGCAAGCTGGAAGTGACCGCGACTCCCAATCAGGACAATCCGCTGATGGACGACGCACCGGTGAAGGGCACGCCCATCCTCGGCAACGACGTCTGGGAGCACGCCTATTATCTCAAATACAACAACCGCCGGCCGGATTATCTGAAGGCCTGGTGGGACGTGGTGAACTGGGCCAAGGTCGACGAGCATTTCGCCAAGGCGGTGGGCTGA
- a CDS encoding ABC transporter permease: MSAFNGYGVWAIYRFEMARALRTWLQSIVTPVITTSLYFIVFGSAIGSRMSEVGGVDYGAFIVPGLIMLSLFTQSIFNASFGIYFPKFTGTIYEILSAPVSTLEIVTAYVGAAATKSIVLGLIILATASLFVPIQIQHPGWMITFLLLIATTFSLFGFIIGIWAKSFEQLNFIPMLLVTPLTFLGGAFYSIDMLPEPWRTISLFNPVVYLISGFRWSFYDTSDVAVGVSLAATLAFFFLCLGIVAWIFKTGYRLKS; the protein is encoded by the coding sequence ATGAGCGCATTCAACGGCTATGGCGTCTGGGCCATCTACCGCTTCGAGATGGCGCGGGCGCTGCGCACCTGGCTGCAGAGCATCGTCACGCCGGTCATCACCACGTCGCTCTACTTCATCGTCTTCGGATCGGCGATCGGCTCGCGAATGTCGGAGGTCGGTGGCGTCGACTATGGCGCCTTCATCGTGCCCGGGCTCATCATGCTCTCGCTCTTCACGCAGAGCATCTTCAACGCCAGTTTCGGCATTTATTTTCCGAAGTTTACCGGCACGATCTACGAAATCCTCTCAGCCCCGGTCTCGACGCTGGAGATCGTCACCGCCTATGTCGGCGCGGCCGCGACGAAGTCGATCGTGCTCGGCCTCATCATCCTGGCGACGGCGAGCCTGTTCGTGCCAATCCAGATACAGCATCCGGGCTGGATGATCACGTTCCTGCTGCTGATCGCGACGACCTTCAGCCTGTTCGGCTTCATCATCGGCATCTGGGCGAAGAGCTTCGAGCAGCTCAACTTCATCCCGATGCTGCTGGTGACGCCCCTCACCTTCCTGGGCGGCGCTTTCTACTCGATCGACATGCTGCCCGAGCCGTGGCGGACGATCTCCCTGTTCAACCCGGTCGTCTACCTCATCAGCGGTTTCCGCTGGAGCTTCTACGACACGTCGGACGTGGCAGTAGGGGTCAGCCTCGCCGCGACCCTCGCCTTCTTCTTCCTCTGCCTCGGCATCGTCGCCTGGATCTTTAAGACAGGCTATCGCCTGAAGAGCTGA
- a CDS encoding ABC transporter ATP-binding protein — translation MSSVISVSHLTKRYASGLEALKDVNLDIRRGEIFALLGPNGAGKTTLISIICGIVTPTSGEVKADGHDIKTEYKRARSKIGLVPQELTTDAFETVWATVTFSRGLFGLPPNPDHIEKVLKDLSLWEKRQSKIIELSGGMKRRVMIAKALSHEPEILFLDEPTAGVDVELRRDMWELVRGLRERGVTIILTTHYIEEAEEMADRVGVISRGELILVEEKTELMKKLGKKQLTLVLAEPMTAVPPELDEWPLELKADGNELEMTFDANAERTGIPSLLKRMTDLGIGLKDLHTRESSLEEIFVGLVSQRKDAA, via the coding sequence ATGTCGTCCGTCATTTCCGTCTCCCATCTCACCAAGCGCTACGCCTCCGGCCTCGAGGCGCTGAAGGACGTCAATCTCGACATCCGCAGGGGCGAGATCTTCGCGCTGCTAGGGCCGAACGGCGCCGGCAAGACGACCCTCATCAGCATCATCTGCGGCATCGTCACTCCGACCTCGGGCGAGGTGAAGGCGGACGGCCACGACATTAAGACCGAGTATAAGCGGGCGCGCTCCAAGATCGGCCTCGTGCCCCAGGAGCTGACCACCGACGCCTTCGAGACCGTTTGGGCGACCGTCACCTTCAGCCGCGGCCTGTTCGGGCTGCCGCCGAACCCCGACCATATCGAAAAGGTCCTGAAGGACCTATCGCTTTGGGAGAAGCGCCAGTCGAAGATCATCGAGCTATCCGGCGGCATGAAGCGCCGGGTGATGATCGCCAAGGCGCTCTCCCACGAGCCCGAGATCCTGTTCCTCGACGAGCCCACCGCCGGTGTCGACGTCGAACTCCGCCGCGACATGTGGGAGCTGGTGAGGGGGCTTCGCGAGCGCGGCGTCACCATCATCCTCACCACCCACTATATCGAGGAGGCCGAGGAAATGGCCGACCGGGTGGGCGTCATCAGCCGGGGCGAGCTCATCCTGGTCGAGGAGAAGACCGAGCTGATGAAGAAGCTCGGCAAGAAGCAGCTCACCCTCGTCCTCGCCGAGCCGATGACGGCGGTCCCGCCGGAGCTTGACGAATGGCCACTGGAGCTGAAGGCGGACGGAAACGAGCTGGAGATGACGTTCGACGCCAATGCCGAGCGAACCGGCATTCCCTCGCTCCTGAAGCGGATGACGGACCTCGGCATCGGCTTGAAGGACCTCCACACCCGCGAAAGCTCGCTGGAAGAGATTTTCGTCGGGCTGGTGAGCCAGCGGAAGGACGCCGCCTGA
- a CDS encoding tetratricopeptide repeat protein produces the protein MIGKFLSATALLVVAGPAVAAVTVVGESAAQSCYQAAASTVLLRDDIGVCDRALSEEALTPYEEVATLVNRGILKLRDGRTDSAITDFDAAIARDPNQAEAYLNKGVALSKKDGWANALPLFTLAIEKKTSKPALAYFGRGMAHEITGDVRSAYNDYKMASTLEPTWDRPLQELSRFIVKRN, from the coding sequence ATGATTGGCAAATTCCTCTCCGCGACCGCGCTGCTCGTGGTCGCCGGTCCCGCCGTTGCTGCCGTAACCGTCGTTGGGGAAAGCGCTGCCCAGTCCTGCTACCAGGCTGCCGCCTCGACGGTGCTGCTTCGTGACGATATCGGCGTTTGCGACCGGGCGCTAAGCGAAGAGGCGCTGACCCCCTATGAGGAAGTGGCGACACTGGTGAACCGCGGCATATTGAAGCTGAGGGACGGCCGGACGGATTCCGCGATAACGGATTTCGACGCCGCCATTGCGCGGGACCCGAACCAGGCCGAGGCCTACCTCAACAAGGGCGTCGCACTGTCGAAGAAGGACGGATGGGCCAATGCCCTGCCACTCTTCACGCTGGCGATCGAGAAGAAGACTTCCAAGCCGGCGCTGGCCTATTTCGGACGCGGCATGGCTCATGAGATAACAGGTGACGTTCGTTCCGCCTACAACGACTATAAGATGGCGAGCACGCTCGAGCCCACCTGGGATCGACCGCTCCAGGAATTGTCGCGCTTCATCGTGAAGCGCAACTGA
- the ispZ gene encoding septation protein IspZ: MTDTPKTKPHGALSFALDFGPLLAFFIAYKLTGIFVSTAVFMVAIVVALVVSLAVLKRVSPMTWMSAILVVGFGGLTLYLNDPRFIQLKPTIIYAGFALLLFAGLAAKKPLLRYVFGPIFEGLNETGWLKLSRNWAIFFAAMAVLNEGLRAWLSFETWLTVKVWGVTALSMAFAMANIPMLLRHGFSVTEAKEEPPIPPQG; the protein is encoded by the coding sequence GTGACCGACACCCCCAAAACCAAGCCGCACGGCGCCCTCAGCTTCGCGCTCGATTTCGGACCGCTGCTCGCCTTCTTCATCGCCTACAAGCTGACCGGCATCTTCGTGAGCACGGCGGTGTTCATGGTGGCGATCGTCGTCGCCCTCGTCGTCTCGCTGGCCGTGCTGAAGCGGGTGTCGCCGATGACGTGGATGTCGGCCATTCTCGTCGTCGGTTTCGGCGGTCTCACCCTGTACCTCAACGATCCGCGCTTCATTCAGCTGAAGCCGACCATCATCTATGCCGGATTCGCGCTGCTCCTGTTCGCCGGCCTGGCAGCGAAAAAGCCGCTGCTACGCTACGTGTTCGGCCCGATCTTCGAGGGACTGAACGAGACCGGCTGGCTCAAGCTTTCGCGCAATTGGGCCATCTTCTTCGCCGCGATGGCGGTGCTCAACGAGGGTCTGCGCGCCTGGCTCAGCTTCGAGACCTGGCTGACGGTCAAGGTCTGGGGCGTCACCGCGCTGTCTATGGCCTTTGCCATGGCCAATATCCCGATGCTGCTTCGCCACGGCTTCAGCGTGACCGAGGCCAAGGAAGAGCCGCCCATTCCGCCGCAGGGCTGA
- the pspC gene encoding envelope stress response membrane protein PspC: MNAPRRTKFYRDKLNGKWLGVCAGIADYTGIDVTLVRIGTVLLTVLGSGATIIVYIAAGFLAPVKPRELYDQNPEEQKFWQGVRVNARRSARDVRSRLREIDRRLADVETYVTSSNHRLAQEIESLR, from the coding sequence GTGAACGCTCCCCGCCGCACCAAATTCTACCGCGACAAGCTCAACGGCAAATGGCTGGGCGTCTGCGCCGGCATAGCCGACTATACCGGAATCGACGTGACCCTGGTCCGGATCGGTACGGTGTTGCTGACGGTGCTGGGCTCCGGGGCGACAATCATCGTCTATATCGCAGCCGGGTTCCTTGCCCCCGTTAAGCCGCGCGAGCTCTACGACCAGAACCCGGAGGAGCAGAAATTCTGGCAGGGCGTGCGCGTCAACGCGCGCCGCTCCGCCCGCGACGTCCGGTCGCGACTACGGGAAATCGACCGGCGGCTGGCCGACGTGGAGACCTACGTCACCAGTTCCAATCACCGGCTGGCACAGGAAATCGAAAGCCTACGCTAA
- the pspA gene encoding phage shock protein PspA → MGIFSRTRDIIAANFTDLLDKAEDPAKMIRMIIMEMEETLVEVRASAARTIADQKEMRRQVAKLEKLQESWTEKAELALSKDREDLAKAALVEKQKAADMADGLKAEIAVLDDALRASEGDIAKLQTKLREARTRQNAIMSRLESAQNRARMREMYAGPKVDEAFSRFDVLERRVDFAEGHADALSLGAPQKTLEEEIAELRNSEKVDAELEAMKAARAAKKED, encoded by the coding sequence ATGGGTATCTTCTCACGGACCCGCGACATCATCGCCGCCAACTTCACCGACTTGCTCGACAAGGCGGAAGATCCGGCGAAGATGATCCGGATGATCATCATGGAGATGGAGGAGACGCTGGTCGAAGTCCGCGCCTCCGCCGCCCGGACGATCGCCGACCAGAAGGAAATGCGCCGCCAGGTCGCCAAGCTTGAGAAGCTCCAGGAAAGCTGGACCGAGAAGGCCGAGTTGGCCCTCTCCAAGGACCGTGAGGACCTCGCCAAGGCCGCTCTCGTCGAGAAGCAGAAGGCGGCCGACATGGCCGACGGCCTCAAGGCCGAGATCGCCGTGCTGGACGACGCGCTGCGCGCTTCGGAGGGCGACATTGCCAAGCTGCAAACCAAGCTGCGCGAGGCTCGCACCCGCCAGAACGCGATCATGAGCCGCCTCGAAAGTGCCCAGAACCGTGCCCGGATGCGCGAAATGTATGCCGGCCCGAAGGTCGACGAGGCCTTTTCGCGCTTCGACGTGCTGGAGCGCCGGGTCGACTTCGCCGAAGGCCATGCCGACGCGCTGAGCCTGGGCGCTCCGCAGAAGACGCTCGAGGAAGAGATTGCCGAGCTCAGGAACAGCGAGAAGGTCGACGCCGAGCTTGAAGCGATGAAGGCAGCCCGCGCCGCGAAGAAGGAAGACTGA